Proteins co-encoded in one Aethina tumida isolate Nest 87 chromosome 7, icAetTumi1.1, whole genome shotgun sequence genomic window:
- the LOC109598992 gene encoding caseinolytic peptidase B protein homolog, whose product MLKLINLSKTFTFINSYQLNKTIGKQFIQYAFPTKHILETRFQSRRRDHRGKWHSNYTHNTALPLSLAFTFLGVVSCDAVLKGKDKKFFKAVQYGLSDEIDKLLKEHDANQRHPLGWTVLMLAVVNGHYTVAEKILSHGADPNLGDNFVNISRTANEKGLHPIETLMIREEEFSGSLNNKATFLGFTALHYAALMNNLDMCKLLIKYGADPCVENDAGHKPIQYALKDGAVEKFLETETQKHEVVKKQKELEERRLFPLEERLKQYIVGQEGAITIVADTIRRKENGWGDDDHPLVFLFLGSSGIGKTELAKRLAAYIHKENKEAFIRMDMSEYQEKHEVAKLIGAPPGYIGHDDGGQLTKKLKKCPSAVVLFDEVDKAHPDVLTVLLQLFDEGRLTDGQGKTIECKDAIFIMTSNLASDEIAQHGLELRREVDRLRESRLSNEKTFMDVSDNITISRKWKDEVVRPILKRHFKRDEFLGRINEIVYFLPFSRNELIQLVSKELDTWAKRAKDKHKIDIKWDRSIESALADGYDVHYGARSIKYEVERRVVNKLAAAHEKGLIGNGSIVHVSATWPEESDVAIIKLKVKKKGGKEFVEIDSSNLLTNVKNVHNTLFNS is encoded by the exons atgttaaaattaataaacttaagcAAGACATTCACATTTATCAATTCGTATCAACTAAACAAAACCATAGGaaaacaattcattcaatatgCATTTCCTACAAAACACATTTTAGAAACAAGATTTCAGTCAAGGAGACGGGACCACAGGGGGAAATGGCACTCCAATTACACTCACAATACGGCCCTACCATTGTCTTTAGCCTTCACCTTTTTAGGCGTTGTCAGTTGTGATGCAGTGCTTAAAGGGAAagataagaaattttttaaggCTGTACAATATGGCCTTTCTGATGAAATTGATAA ATTACTAAAAGAACATGATGCTAACCAAAGACATCCACTTGGATGGACAGTGTTAATGTTGGCTGTGGTTAATGGCCACTACACTGTTGCCGAAAAGATTTTAAGTCATGGGGCTGATCCAAACTTGGGAGACAACTTTGTTAATATCAGCAGGACTGCAAATGAAAAAGGCTTACATCCTATTGAAA CACTAATGATAAGAGAGGAAGAATTTAGTGGTAGTTTAAACAATAAAGCTACATTTCTTGGGTTCACTGCCTTGCATTATGCAGCTTTGATGAACAACTTAGATATGTGCAAGTTGTTGATTAAATATGGGGCTGATCCTTGTGTTGAAAATGATGCTGGTCATAAACCAATTCAGTATGCATTGAAGGATGGGGCTGTAGAAAAATTTCTAGAAACTGAAACACAAAAg CATGAAGTAGTAAAGAAACAGAAGGAGCTGGAGGAACGTCGACTATTCCCACTTGAAGAGAGACTAAAACAGTACATTGTTGGACAAGAAGGAGCTATAACAATAGTCGCTGATA CAATCAGAAGAAAAGAAAACGGCTGGGGTGACGACGATCACCCGTTAGTATTCCTGTTTCTCGGATCTTCGGGTATAGGAAAGACAGAACTGGCCAAACGACTGGCCGCCTACATCCACAAAGAGAACAAGGAAGCGTTCATCCGCATGGACATGTCAGAGTATCAAGAAAAGCACGAA GTGGCAAAACTGATCGGCGCTCCGCCTGGCTACATAGGACACGACGACGGCGGCCAACTGaccaaaaaattgaagaagtgCCCATCGGCCGTCGTTCTGTTCGATGAAGTTGACAAGGCTCATCCGGACGTTCTGACTGTGCTGCTACAACTGTTCGATGAGGGACGGTTAACTGACGGTCAGGGCAAGACTATCGAGTGTAAAGATGCGATTTTTATCATGACTTCGAACTTGGCCAGCGACGAGATTGCCCAGCATGGTTTGGAGTTGAGACGGGAGGTCGACAGGCTACGGGAATCACGGTTATCCAAcg aaaaaacatttatggaCGTTTCCGACAACATCACAATATCCAGAAAATGGAAGGACGAGGTCGTCCGACCGATTCTCAAGAGGCACTTCAAACGAGACGAGTTTCTCGGACGGATAAacgaaatagtttattttctgCCATTCTCcagaaatgaattaattcaaCTAGTCAGCAAAGAACTGGATACTTGGGCAAAAAGG GCAAAGGACAAACACAAAATCGACATAAAATGGGATAGGAGTATTGAATCTGCACTGGCGGACGGTTATGATGTACATTACGGAGCCCGATCTATAAAATATGAGGTTGAAAGACGAGTGGTTAACAAATTGGCCGCCGCCCACGAAAAAGGCTTAATTGGCAACGGATCAATAGTACATGTATCTGCAACGTGGCCTGAGGAGTCGGACGTTGCTATTATCAAACTCAAGGTGAAAAAGAAAGGGGGGAAAGAGTTTGTAGAAATAGACAGTAGCAATCTTTTAACTAACGTGAAAAATGTACATAATACACTGTTtaacagttaa